The Armatimonadia bacterium region GTACACCTGCTCCTTCAGCGCCTCCATCAGCCAGGACTGCGCCGTCTGCAGCCACTGCGCCGACTCCTTGAACTCCGGCATCATCACCGCGACATGCAGCAGTCCGTTGACCTGCATCGCACCCCAGTTCGAGGTGGGCTGCCAGCCCTGCGGATCGGACAGGTACCGCCCGTGGTCGCGGATTGCCTTGAACATCGCGATCTGCGAGTCCACATCGAAGGAGGGGGAGTCCTTGAAGTAGTAGTACGCCGGGAACCAGCTCTGCCCCATACGAATCCCGCCGTCCAGGGTCAGCGGGCTCTTGCCGGGCTCGAACATCGGCCCCTCAATCCAGCGCGGACCGATGTAGATCGGCAACGCCTCCGTCCAGCCCCGAAGCTCTGCCACGAACTCCCGGGCATACTTCTCGTCCTGGGTGGCCGCGTAGGCCCTTCCCAGGGTTAGCCAGTGTGTGTGGCGATTCAGCGCAATCGCCCACTGGTCGTAGTTGAAGGGGTCCTCGTTCCAGGCGATCTTCTCCCCGAGCTTGTACGGAGGGCAGTTGGTGAAGCGGAACACGTGGTCCACGATCTCGTCCGCCGCCCGTACCGCTCCAGGGCTCCCGTCGGCGCTCAGAGGCGGCGGCACCGGCGTCAGCCGCTGTCGCATGTGAGCCACGAAGGCCGCCTCAGCACCCTTGAGGTCCTTGCGCTCGACGGCCGCCTTCACTTCCTGCATCCCGTCGTAGTCCAGGTTCAGCGACCGGATGAACTCCTCCCGCGCCTCTTCCTGTGTCATGTAGGTCACCTGCGGGCTCGTGAACTTCGCCCACTCCTCCTCGAAGTGGTTGCAGCCCCACACGATCACCAGCATCAGCTTCTTGCCTGCATAGGGTCGCAGCTTCGCCGCAAGGTCGGGACTCTGCCACTCACGCCAGGAGGTCACGTCCTCGCCGCTGGAGTGGATGACCGCCGAGGTGGTGACCCTGTCGGTCTGGTTCCAACGCTCCGCGAGCTTGGGGTCTGTGGCGAAGGACGACCACTGCTCCGGGGTCATGAAGGCCAGCGAGGCGAAACCGGCCCTTTGCAGCGGTGCGTTGAGTGTGCAGTAGGTCTGGTAGTTCAGTTTCACGTGCAGTCCGCCGGGCATCGGCGTCGGCACGGTCCACTCCCGCCCCACCAGAACCATACCGCGGAAGGCCCCCTGCTTGTCTCCGCCGATCTCTATCGTCTCGGTTTCGCCCGGCGTGATCTTGACTTCCCAGGCCGGAATCCGGCCCATCGCGGTCCACTCACCGGTCTGGTCGAGCGCCTGCGCATAGCGGATCTGCCAGGTCGTTCCCTGCGCCCACACGGCGCAACTCGCCAGCAGCAGCAAGCCAACCAGAAGCGTCAGTGTCCTCATCCCGACAGCCCTCCTGAAGCGGTCCGTCCCTGTCACTCGGTTTTGTCCGCCGCCAGTCTTCCGTCGCGACCTCGCTGAACCCAGGCCTTCGTCTTTCGCGCCATCAGCGCACCGACCCAGGCTCCCAGAATCAGACCGGCGGAGATGTCGGAGAGGTGGTGCCGCCCGGCGATGAACCGCTGCATACCCACCAGGAGCGGGACTACCAGCAACCAGGCCGTCGCAGCACGGCAGCCCGTCGCCATCCAGATCACGGTGATCAGCGCGGTCGTAACCAGCACGTCACCCGAGGGGAAGGAGTGCCACTGGGTCGAGTGAATCTGCTCTGACAGCGCCGGCCGCGCGGTTCCGTCGAACTCAGGACGAGGGCGTCGCACGAGCCACTTGAGGCCGGTCGTCAGGATCGTCGCCACCAGCAGCGTCGATATCAGAACCAGGCCCAGGCGTCCCAGGCGTCGGCGTCGCAGCGCATAGACCACAACCGTGAACAGCACCAGCACGATCGGCTGGACCACGCCCGACCCGAGCAGCGCCAGAGGATGCCGGATACTCACCCAGGGCTGCAGGTCACGATGCGCCAGACCCCAGGCAGCTCCGGCACGGTCCGCGAAGAGCCACAGGAGCACCGTCGCCACAGCGGCGAGAGCGGTTACGCAAAGAGCTATCCAAACTCGTCTGTTGCCCTCAGACATGCTTTCGCGAACGGGCCACCAGGGCCCGCTTGTCGCTATCCCTCAATCCTCATTCTGGACACGCCGACCACGTACCGCCTCCGGCTCTCACCGTGCGATCGGCTGAGAAGTATTCAGCATTGTGTGCGGCGGAGCCGACGCTGTGAACCACCTTGACCGTGTGCCCCATATCCAGTAGTCCCGCCACGACTTCCTTGCTCACCGTATCACTGACCTCGACCGGCTCACTGACTTCCACATGCAGACGCCCGGCCACCGCAGCCTCATGACTCGTGGCGCCTTGGTCTACGAATCGCCGGGCCATCTGCGGCGCCACACTGATGATGCGGCGGCCACCGGGGAGCCCTAACGCTACGGTGCGGTCGGGCAGTTCCAGCAGCAGCGGCGCCATGTTGTTCAGAGGACGCTTGCCCGGTGCGATCGAGTTCGCCTGACCCGGTCTCGGGTCGAGACGCCACATCCCGTGTCCCAGGATGATCCCCGTGTCGGGCACCGTGACGCAGGACCCGAATCCCATCCCGTGGGTGATCGTGACACTCACCACATTCCCCAGGCGGTCGGCGGTCGAGACGTGCAGCGTGCTCCGGTCCGGGTCTCCCACCTGCGGCACCCAAGTATCCACTCGGGTCGGATCGCGCAGTACCGGCCCCAGGATCGCGGCGGCATGTTCCTTGCTCAGCAGTCTCTCGACCGGCACCTCCACATACTCCGGATCGCCTAGGTACTGCAGGCGGTCGCGCCACATCAGCTTCAGGGCTTCCGCCAGCAGATGCCAGTCAGTCACCGAGCTGTCCTCGGCCGGCGGCAGCTTCTCTAGCAGGTTCAGCGCCTGCAGCGCACTCAGCCCACCATTCGGAAGCTCCGCCGTGTAGACCGAAGCGCCACGGTAGGTCGTCTGCAGTGCTTCCCCGACCCGTGGCTCGTAGGTCGCGAGGTCCTCCCGGCACAGGATGCCTCCCGCTGACTGCACGTAGTCGGCAATCCGAGTGCCCAGGTCGCCCTGGTAGAAGTCCCGCCAGCCGGCGGAAGAGACCTGCGCCAGCGTTGCCCCCAGATCCCGCGGATGCCACAGGTCTTCCGGCTTCGGCAGCCGACCCTCGGGCATGAGATGGCGGCAGGTGGGCTCGTAGCGCCTGATGACCTTCTCCAGGCTCTTCACCATACCGGCGATGCGCGCGAAGGGGAACCCATCTTCGGTAAGCTGGAGACTGGGCGCCACGATCTCCGGCCAATGCAGGACGCCCCAGCGTTCCCAGAGCATGCCGATGCCCGCCATCATCCCCGGCACACCTGCTGCCAGGGGTCCGTGGATGTTGGCATCGTCCTTGACCTTGCACAGGTACTCCTGCTCGTTGCGCCCCTCGCCAATCCCGGGGAGCAACTCAACCTCGAACATGTCCTCCCGGGCCGCGCCTGGAGCTCGGCTGTTGAAATCCAGCGACCAGACGCGTCCTGTCTTGCCTTCCTTCACGACAGCGCAGCCACCGTACCCACCCACGCCGGTGGAGAAGGGCTGCAGAACACAGCAGCCCAGGCACGTTGCGGCGGCCGCATCGAAAGCATTGCCACCGGCCGCCAGTATCTGTGCTCCGATCCGCGCCGCTCCCGGCGGTCCGGCAGCCACGGCGCCGATCTGCGAGGTTACCTGTGAGCCTTCCTTCATGTCCCTGATCCCCCCATGAAGCAGACTTTCGAGGCTATTCCCCACCCCGGTTTGCCCGACCTTTTGCGCTCCTTCGAGCCACTATCATCTGGTG contains the following coding sequences:
- a CDS encoding gamma-glutamyltransferase; amino-acid sequence: MKEGSQVTSQIGAVAAGPPGAARIGAQILAAGGNAFDAAAATCLGCCVLQPFSTGVGGYGGCAVVKEGKTGRVWSLDFNSRAPGAAREDMFEVELLPGIGEGRNEQEYLCKVKDDANIHGPLAAGVPGMMAGIGMLWERWGVLHWPEIVAPSLQLTEDGFPFARIAGMVKSLEKVIRRYEPTCRHLMPEGRLPKPEDLWHPRDLGATLAQVSSAGWRDFYQGDLGTRIADYVQSAGGILCREDLATYEPRVGEALQTTYRGASVYTAELPNGGLSALQALNLLEKLPPAEDSSVTDWHLLAEALKLMWRDRLQYLGDPEYVEVPVERLLSKEHAAAILGPVLRDPTRVDTWVPQVGDPDRSTLHVSTADRLGNVVSVTITHGMGFGSCVTVPDTGIILGHGMWRLDPRPGQANSIAPGKRPLNNMAPLLLELPDRTVALGLPGGRRIISVAPQMARRFVDQGATSHEAAVAGRLHVEVSEPVEVSDTVSKEVVAGLLDMGHTVKVVHSVGSAAHNAEYFSADRTVRAGGGTWSACPE
- a CDS encoding phosphatase PAP2 family protein, whose protein sequence is MSEGNRRVWIALCVTALAAVATVLLWLFADRAGAAWGLAHRDLQPWVSIRHPLALLGSGVVQPIVLVLFTVVVYALRRRRLGRLGLVLISTLLVATILTTGLKWLVRRPRPEFDGTARPALSEQIHSTQWHSFPSGDVLVTTALITVIWMATGCRAATAWLLVVPLLVGMQRFIAGRHHLSDISAGLILGAWVGALMARKTKAWVQRGRDGRLAADKTE
- a CDS encoding alginate lyase family protein is translated as MRTLTLLVGLLLLASCAVWAQGTTWQIRYAQALDQTGEWTAMGRIPAWEVKITPGETETIEIGGDKQGAFRGMVLVGREWTVPTPMPGGLHVKLNYQTYCTLNAPLQRAGFASLAFMTPEQWSSFATDPKLAERWNQTDRVTTSAVIHSSGEDVTSWREWQSPDLAAKLRPYAGKKLMLVIVWGCNHFEEEWAKFTSPQVTYMTQEEAREEFIRSLNLDYDGMQEVKAAVERKDLKGAEAAFVAHMRQRLTPVPPPLSADGSPGAVRAADEIVDHVFRFTNCPPYKLGEKIAWNEDPFNYDQWAIALNRHTHWLTLGRAYAATQDEKYAREFVAELRGWTEALPIYIGPRWIEGPMFEPGKSPLTLDGGIRMGQSWFPAYYYFKDSPSFDVDSQIAMFKAIRDHGRYLSDPQGWQPTSNWGAMQVNGLLHVAVMMPEFKESAQWLQTAQSWLMEALKEQVYPDGAQIELTTGYHSVTLGNFLGALELARRTGVELPEDFVKGLEGMFEYFVAIMMPNGSRPSLNDGSWGSVRAELAKGSALFPNRKDFQYLATGGKEGTAPSKTSWMLPYAGWAVMRTGWGPGDRYLHFDLGPFGARHQHEDKLSLIVYAGGKTVLTEPGNYSYDTSDWRRYVLATRSHNTVLVDGQEQNRRVARDTHTVWEPKAPRWMTNAEWDFAEG